Genomic window (Syngnathoides biaculeatus isolate LvHL_M chromosome 6, ASM1980259v1, whole genome shotgun sequence):
AGTAGGGCCGAAttgtctgccccccccctcccaatcagaaaaaaaaacaatcaaccaAGAGATCTTGTTAAATGTGCTGAAAGCTGGTCAATAGGAGGCGTTGTAAATAGTATGAAGTTATAAATTATACAAAGGAATCAACGCATCACTTTTGACGGTAATTACACGACATTGTCAACTTGACTAAGGCGATAATCATGTGTGATATAAAGCCGGCATTTTTGAGAACTAAATCTTGCAATAATTTACTTTTAGGAGATTTGGTTATGGACTGGTATGAttatattagaaaaaaatagttgttcTTATTGAAGTAAAAGTGAAGAAAGTTGTACTGTTATGAGACTATTTCAAGACCCAAAATCCACGTTTACAATAAAGGTTTTCATGTTACATTAATATTATGACAGAAAATTCAGCATATCCCCCCCAAATATATCCTACAAGAATGAAATTAATTGTTCCAGAAATTACATTCTGACATTAAAAAGGGGGGGAAAGAAAACATTGGCACAAATTCAAGTCATTGCCGAGAAGACATAgaataattatatttatttatatattagttTGAAGCAGGTAAAAAGGAAGCAGCTCGTAAACGTGCGACAAGCATACGCCCCCATCCCTCCCCACCCCGTTGGTcttccaaaatatttacaacaacGTAACGTGACTCGGCGTAACAGGGACGTCTGCAAATGCGTGCGTCCCTGTACTTTTAGTCataattttaagaacaaagagcgTTGATATAAATGGACGGGATAAAATGTCAATCTCAGGAGGAataaagtcagattttttttcccaataataaaaataatattttatatatattatacggAAGTCAAAGTTACCATTATTTTCAAAGTTGAAattggtgaaagaaaaaaaatctgaatcgtCACAAGAACCAAAATTGATGTAATATTGTCAAAGTCGTTTAAACGTGAAGTCAGAATattttgagattaaaaaaaaacaaaaacttgaaagGCACCTCCACTCGTATcctggttatttaaaaaaaaaaaaaaattaaacatgatgCGTACCCTTCAATGCCGTTGAAATTTTGTAAAagtgcccaaaaaaatgtttttttgagaaacgactcaaaattttcaaatgataaaatgatttgtcaagaaaaaaagttgatctTTACAACACATTTTGACAGCATAAAAAagtataattttacaaaaacaaaccattaaatattcaatttaaaaaatatatttttctgatataaaactgaaatattttgatattcaaATCTAAGtttaatgagggggaaaaagccatattataatgtgaatttcaaaaacAGAATTTTATGTTTTGTAGCGATGTTTTATTTCGgatgtttttattgttaaaaaaaaaagtcggggaGGGGTATACCGtattaccccccaaaaaaaagacatttgtccTCCAAAAAGTGAGTTTAGAAAATATGCTTTTCTGGCCCCAACAAAAACAGACTTTACTCCTGTTGTAAAAATTCCCAAAATAAAAGCCTTTGTTGATGGAACGATGATTTATGTGTTGATGTCAGACTCGTGCCTGAGATTTTGATTGGCCCAAAGCTAAGCTCCACCTCCCTACAACTCGCCTATTAGCATACTTTAGTTGCCAAGCCAACTAAGCTATTAAGCTAACGATGTGTCggaatgcgttttttttttttttttttaaaggatgccACCAAATAATTTATTGCAAATTATTTCACGGTGGACCCTCAAACTATAGCTCGCAGGCTTCTGATGGAATCCAGTTTTACAAGCACTGCGCTCGCATCCATTCTTGGGGGGGTAACAATTCCCTGGAGACCCCCAGAGACCGTCTGGTATGCGTCATTGGTCGTCGTGCTGGACGCGGACGGACGAAAAGCCGGCGCCGAGGCTGCGGAAGAACGGCGCCGCCAACGTGTCCGTCAGGCTCGTCCACACCACCCGCAGGGACGGCAGCGCCACCAGGAAGGTCCGGATGCCCGGCGTCACCAGCCTGGGATgggcaaaaacaaaccaaaaagttACAATGGGGAATTGATGGATCGAAATGGGCACAGGCCGGCAAAACGCTCGAAACGTCGTCGTTGTCAACCCGAGAATGCTTTTGAATGGTCTCCGGGACAAGATGGGCGCCGTGCAGGGTCAAACAAGAAGTCAAGATGGTGGCTTAGGGTTTACGAGTCCAAACAGATCGTCCAAAAACAAGATGGTGTTGATTTTTTAAACGTATGCAACAAATGCTGACAGGGATTTATGGTCAAAACatgaatgatgattttttttttaatagcatcCAATGCTACATGGCAACTTATTTTCAAAGGATTTGCGGCCAAAATAGATCGTCAAAACAAGgaacttttcattttgaatgatATCCAAACACAAAACGACAGCGACAtgagcacaaaacaaaaatctgttaTGATGTCCCCTGAGCTTCCTGTTTGTGTCAGAGGTCATCAAAAACATGGCCGCGCTTTCCCGCCTCTCCACGAGAACTTCCTGcctccaacatggccgccgcgGGGCTGAAAAATGTCCCACTCTGGTGTTGAAGAGCATGACAACCATCctgtctggttttttttttcctctcccgcTCCCTCCccagtggaactttttttttttttttggggggggggcacatttaCGCCAACTTTCCTCGAGCTCACTTTTTGGCAGGTGACGACGAGCGTTTTCCCATCAATGAGCGCTCTCTTTGGGTTAGCGTGTTCGATTGTTAGCTTGCTGCTTAACAGTCTCCAGGTGGCCCGCGTGATGATGTcatcagtccaaaaaaaaaacataaaaaaaaaaaaaaaacaactcatgaTCATAACAAGAGTTCGGGAGAGAAGGGCTCATTCTTTAGCAAAGTGATGTCATCTGTTATAAATAGCGCGTGTCAATGTTTGCCTTGGAGCATTTGCAAACATCCCATAATAGTCTGTCAGGCTCGTTAAAAGTCACTTTTGTTTCTGGGCGGGTTCTGGTGTATTTGCCTAAATCTTTTTTGGACCTTTGACTTTCTCAACATTTTTTGgataatattgtgatttttttttctctatctcTTCTAGTAAAAGTACAAGTTTTTGCATATCATCACAACtcgtatgtaaaaaaaaatatgattttaatcTTGCAATTTTTTATATACTTTTATCTCATCAATTAAGAAGTACAATGAAAAACTTTTCAAACTACACGTCACGCATTTTTGCCGCTCTcacaagccaaagaaaaagcgcCACGCCTTACCAGATATGCACGAGGCTGAGGACGGCGAAGACGAGCCCGAGGAGGAAGGCGAGGGGGACGGCCAGCAGCGTCCCGAGGAGCCGGTACAGGCCAAACTTGACCACCTCGAAGGAGGCGTGGCTGCAAATCCAGACCCGGTCGAAGGTCCGAGCGGACGGCGGCTCGGCGATGACGTCGTCGAAGCCCACCTGACGGCAGAGAACAAATGGCAGGTCACtaaaaagaagttttttttggAATAGTTTTAGCCATGAACTGGAGAGAAAATAAAGTGTGCATTGtggtgcctttaagaggcggagtCAAGTGGGGTGACATGTGACGTCGGCGTGTGAGTGTCAGGGCGTGAGCTGCGGCACGCAGCGGTGCCTGCATGCGTGTGCTCATTGTGGTTATGTAAGTCTaatgttagttttatttttagtaaaaTAGGAAGCttgctgggatcggctccattctctcccgcaacccttgtgaggataagcgtctcacaTAACGGATGGATAATATTGACAATTTATCCCAAAAAATATTAgcacaattaaaataaatgacagcaTGGCAATGACGACAGGAAATGATGATTTATCCTTTTTAATGTCCATATTctcactttttgaaaaaaaaaagatgtaattcttgatatcatacatacatatgatACAGATGGTGGCtaataagtaagtaaataaatgcaaatgaacaaatacaGAAAGACACTGCTTATGGAATATGGGATGGAATGCTATACAGACcatgctttgtttttatttttcttattgaaACATATATTATTAATCtctctccatatatatatatataatagataACTTTATGAAAGAGAGAGCGATGTTGTTCAATTGATAAATACTGGTCCAACAAGACAATAATTAAGACaccaaaaacagaagaaaaaaacaaaccccaaaaaaacccggatattttttggaaaaaaaaaaattctgcaaataAAGGCTGCCAATGACAATATTCCTAGATGGGAATTTTGGAGTTGGGTTATTTGTCTGTAGTTTATtgaaccaaaaaacaaaaaaagcgtgCCTCAATCGCAAAATCAGAAAaactaaaagttttttttttttttttttatagctagCTAGTTTGAGGGCGAAAGAGAGAGATGTGGCTTTTCCACGACCTTGAAGGAAGAAGCACACCTGCGCTATCAAAACGAGGCTTGAGTGACCAGTGACGTCACTAGCCCCAGTTCCGCGTCACGGTGCCTCGAAAACAATGCAAGGCTGGCTCAGTTGGTTCAGTTCCgctttgttttagtttttaccCTGAGGTGCGCGTTGACGTCGTCGGGGTCTCGGTCCTCGCTCGCGGACGAGAAGCCGTCCTCCTTCCGGGCCAGGACGGCTCCGATAGACCTGTCGAACTCGCCCTCGTCCATGACGATGCTCGTGTCCGCCTTCTCCTTCTCCGCACCCATCGTCGTCGTCGGTTCGGTCGCCTGGCTCGCTCCGCACTTGCAAGTCGGCGAGCCGCTCCCGCTGGTCTGGAGCCACTCGCAGGAGCAGGAACGGGAGCAAGAACTGGAGCGGGCGCCACccctgccccccgcccccacgtGCACCGCAGAGCGACCTCGTCTTCTATTCTCGtaatattgtataaaaaaaaaaatatatatatatataatatatatatatatatcatattgtTTGTCTTGTAaagttgaaactttttttgcataattttacaaCTATATTATCGTTATGGTACTACTTTattcatgtaatattttttccatGGTCATTTTCCAACCTTATTTTTggtaaaatatttgtaaaattctTCGCACTATTTCGTTTTTTACTTTGGAATTCATATCaatgtaccaaaaaaaattttttattcaataaataCATGCACTACAATACAAATCTGTTCATATATTACTATTTTTCTCCAATGATAATGAGGCAACAGTAGACGttaaaatggcaaacaaaagttttcaaaatggtAGTGGGGGGGGTCATCCATGAActacccatctatctatccatccattttcttagccgcttatcctcagaagagtcgcagggagtgctggagcctatcccagctgtcaacgggcaccctgaactggttgccagccaatcgcagggcacatggagacaagcgaccaatcacactcacaatcacacctcggggcaatttggagtgtccaattaattttgcatgtttttgggatgcgggaggaaaccagagtgcccggagaaaacccacgcaggcacgcgggagaacatgcaaactgtacACAGGCGGGtgcaggatcaaacccgggacctcagaactgtgaggccaacgcttttaccaggtgctccaccatgccgccaccaTGAACTACCGTGAACACTTTTCATGACAAAGTTACACCCAgatgttgttcatgtttttgttgattcccaGGGAATGTTtgcaggcggggggggggggggctgcaaaaaaaatgtttgggaagcACCGGGCCAAAACAAGGGGTGTCGTCATGGCAACGGCTCAATCGCTATCACTGAGCATGTGCACCCCAGCGAAGTGTGTCACTCTGCGCGTCATGTGTTTACCAGGCCCGCCTTTGTATCCGCGCCACAATCTGGAACAAGCTGCGGGGGCGGCGTTTGGGCGCAGGCGGGTCGCAAAACCGGGCCGTCAGCGTGAGTGACAGCTAAGCAGAACTCCATCAGACCGACATTCATCGGGTTCAACGCAACAATGGAAGGACAAAATCCTGCCGGATCAACGCGCAAAACGAGTGCGTGAGGGGAGGGCGCGGCGTGGCCCGTCGCACCTTCCGTCTGGTCAAAAATCGCCTTTGAAACTCATTAAAACAGAGCCAATGATAACAAGTGCAAGTACGACAACTACGTGAACCGTTGCACCAACGTCCACGATCAGCCCCCAGGAGCCAGCAGTGCCTCGGCAAGTTTTTGGAGGCGTAAAAATGTCGATGATGTCCTAGAAAGACCTTAAAGAGCCTTTCTAGATGTGCTTTATTGATAGTCACAAGTGTGCAAGTTTATACAGAacaaaaatgtgctgcagtcgGTTCAGTGCAGCATGTGGAAAATATCATTTAAGCATtcaaggaattaaaaaaaatgaaaaatgcaagtacagtatattttatagTATTAGCactcactctaaattgcacttagttgcgatcggctggcaaccagttcagggtgtaccccgcctcctgcccgttgacagctgggataggctccggcgctccccgcgaccctggtgaggataagcggcaaaagaaaatggatggatggatggatggatagtacttTAGTTTATTTACATACTAGTCTATAAGTCAGTCTCTTTGACATACAGATTCATCCAAAAAAGTCAAATCAGAATCTATTTTACACAGAGAGCCTGCAAAATCGCCCTCTCGGACCCTGTTTCACACAGAGAGAAAATCCAATGGCCAAGCTgcaatttttttgaaacaaagaCCCAGCAAATCGGCCGTGTGCAAGCTTCTTTCACAATGCCGTCCGTCCCTCCAAATTCACATTTAAGAACTTGTTCGACACAGAGATCCCACAAAATGGCTACAAAAGATACTCTTTCACACAGAAATACCACAAAATTGCCCTATAAGAGTATGTTTCACCCAGAAAACAAGCAATTTCAAAAGTCCGTTTTACGGAGAGATCGTGAAAAACAGCCACATTTCTGTTTCCCACAGAACCCAAAACATGGCAACATAAGTGACTCTTTCACGCAGAAATCCCACAAAATTGCTCTATAAGAGCATGTTTCACACAGAAAGCAAGACATTTTAAGAATGTTTTACACAGAGATTGTGAAAACAGACACATTTCTGTTCCATACAATCTAAAACATGGCCACAGAAGATTCTCTTTCAAATCGAGACCCCCCAACAGCACCGTGAGATCTGTGTGAAATGCCCACAACACACCCTATTTCTCACAAAGATTCAGCAAACTGCATTATTGGAGTGTCTTTCACACAAAAATCCCGCAAGTTGGCAAATACAAGGCCCTTCCATACAGTGATCCTGTTAAATTGCCCCATCGGACCCATAACAGAAGATGCTAATTTTAGCTCCAGTGGCCTTTCACATGGAACCCAGGGAAATTGGAAGAATGCCATCATTTACAGACAGGGTAAAAGCCTCTTTCACATAAGTGTCATGCGCAAGGCTTGGTCACTGCCAAGAGGGGAGTGGCCAGGCCacggctgtttcacattgggactgtaattagacgggcatttaagttggagtttttgtcactggcatttgccagttcgttgccttgcgttagtgagttgcattcactacCTGTGGGAgtctccgcttctacgcgtaaATTAGAGTAAcgctagtcacagcgattccgtgccccttttgtttgatcctgtcctgctGAGTTCgatagtttgccccatagtcatgggacattgctgcatgtcttttggatccggcctagcctagcgtttctgcgcctctgccttgtcggactgctacacagtgtatgacccagtttccagaATAAACCACGTTGAACactatgcctctgcctcgaagtcctgcatttgggtccgcccccggcCCGCTGGTTCTTGACAGAAAGGGAGAATTGCTGTCTGGGTCCACTTGGTTCCCAAATACCTTCCGACACATTTACTGTCCAGCCAGTCAACTTTGTGTACACTTCAGCTAGATCCCATGAATTGGATTTTCACAATGTCGTACTGAGAATTTAACCGAGTATTTTTGTATCGGTATGCCGCTCTTGCCTATTAGCCAAAATTTTACCAttcctgcttttattttatttatttttttagataaattAGACATATGCCATGTACAAAGCAGATATGTAATCTTTTGGCTTGGTTTATTCAGTTAACTTTGAGACAGTTacagaaatattttcagaacaaacaacaaaggGCGGAGCTAAACGAAAAGGCTTCATTAGCATAAGCTGaacttttgaaaaaacaaaaacatagttCACTAAAAGAATcccctcaacaacaacaacaacacaaatttCTATATTCTACAGAGTGACATTAAATAAAGTAAacaaagcactttttaaaaaacaaaatcaaatactGCATAAATTTGTTCCAACAgctaactaacaaaaaaaatatgctattACTTTGTCTAGAACTGGTCTGGTCTTAGCTAGTAAACCAAAAATGCTAACATTATGTCGTTTTAGGAAGCCTGTGTTGAAATCCAAACGATGTTTCAAAATACTTCAACATTTTCTTGAACTCAGGCCCAAAGTTTGGAAGTGATCAAATAAGGGACCAGGATACATCAACAGGCACAACGTTTGTCCGCGTTGAGTTAAACACAGctttaaaatattgcaatattgtaGGTATTTATGAACTAAAATGCTAGCGCAACGCTACTGACACGACGGTTACGCTAACATAAGCTAGCAAGGCTAACTCGGCGCCAGCTAATAGTTATTTGACAGCAAAAAGTCAAGTGACCTTTACTCTGCTATCTTTTAGCTATGTTTGCTTAGCATCAGCTGTGTGACGCTCGCTGCTTCATACTTCACATCCCCAAATATTTCCCAATCAGATGTTTGACAGAGAGCTCGTTAGACGTTCTCGAGCCGGCGTGCCGCAACGAGTCGGTTCTGGCGCTGGATTTCCACGGCCTCGGGCCACGTTCCTTCCTTCATCTTTTCAGCGGCTCTGACGGGCCAAGCCCGTAAATGTTTGTCCATAAGCGCAAATATGACTTTTGATCGGTTCGTGGATGTGCTCGTTCTGCTGTTCTTGTTCTCTCGTTGGGACCTTTTGGAGGGTTTTGATGTTGCGGCAACGCGGTTATGAAACCAAATCCCGTGGCCTGAATTCTTGCAAAAGTTCAACGATTCGATTGTGTCACACTGTCTGGACATGCAATCCATAATTTGTTTGCACCATTTTAAAGTCATTTGCACTGTCATCTAGTGTGCTTGCGACGCACCAGTGAGTCAATTAATATAGATTTCATTATGATCTGAAAATAACGATAGCAAACTTTAATAGTAATAAATTGTAATTATCTCTCGATCTAGCTACAACTCACCCAaaagtaaataataatttaaataacattattttacacattttatgtgCAATTCATAACAGGTTACAATGTGGAAGGAAATACATCTTtgatataataattattatctgTGTAATAAATCTAAGAAGTTACATTACactaataaatatatttgaattttattgtaataaaaaaaactgtaaggATAATCTACCAGATGTAGATCATTCTTGCATAAACAatatatgcatatatttttttaaaaacaataaatgtattatcatttataataaCAGTAAAAACAATACTATAATCAAATTATTTACATGGTATGGAGAGGCAAGGAATGTaaccattatttttattattattattttgataagCTAGACATTTACAACATATTATATTTTACACTATCGagcaaataatatataataaaaataactatttttaaaggaaaaatgtataattttatgTACAATCCAGCAAGGAAGGTACAACACaccataataatataataataataataaatctatATCTAGAAAACAATCTACCAGATTATACCACTCTTGCAGGACCAAGAAAAATTATCTGCAGgctacaaaacaaaatgtaataaataaatgtgttattatttataataatagtaaaaaaattACTATCATCAAATGATTTACATTATATGGGGAAgcaataaatgtaataattatttttattgtcattattcttATTCTTTAACAACCTAGGCATTTACAAcatatatttgaataaaatgtacattttcaaacaaatataaattatatatatatatatatatatataataaaaataactatatttttaaaggaaaaatttATAATTTTATGTACAATCCAGGAAGGTACAACacaccataataataataataataataataataataaatcgaTATCTAGCAGATTTTATCCCTCTtgcaggaaaaacaaatatctGCAGGCTACAAAACATCAcatatttattaaaattatgATAATTTAATCTAATAATTGAGCTATTCACATATATTACGATGTGGACAATCCAGTGAGGTAAAACGCAGCAACGAATGGATGATAATTGGAGAAATATTTGGACAATGTAGCACCGGGCTACAACATGCGTACGATGTGTCATTATGGACTGTCACTCAAACATATTCCCTGAGGAACTTTAATGCGTCCTTCGGGTTCTTCGCACTTTACTCATGGCATTCTTaatgctgacacacacacacacacacacagctgttgCAGAAGACTCTTTAAAGATGTTCTTGTTCCCGTTTTGGTCGCCCCGGGGCAGGCGCAGGAATGCATGTGGGGCCTGGCTGGCTCTCTTttggcaaaaacacacactctGTGTTGGTGTTTGCGTGCGCGCGAGCGTGTGGGCCCGCGTGCGGAACGAGCCTCGCGCAGGAATGCTCACAAAATAATAACGTGAAGcggagagaaaagaaaagaatatcAATACTACGTCATGAAAGGCGAAGGCATGTTGGATTGGGCTTGAAGCACACAAGGAGTGCTGTAAAATGCtaactggggggggggtagagatAAACATCAAACGTGGGAAAAGTACAGTGGAAGTTCCCCCGTTTGTCAGAAATTATGAGATAGAAACACATCAGGGAAAATTGAAATGTTGACATGTTTCCAAACTGTCttgcaagtgtaaaaagaagttaagCACTGTTCCCCATGAGAAAGAATTAAAATCATCACGCCCTGGGTCGGcggcacagctggtaaagcattggcctcacagttctgaggtccagggttcaagtctggtcccgcctgtgtggcatttgcatgttctcccttgtgcctgcgtgggctttctccgggtgggcactccggttccctcccacatcccaaaaacatgcaacactatttggacactctaaattgtacataggtgtgattgtgagtgcaactgtttgtctctgtgtgccctgtgattggctggaaaccagttcagagtgtaccccgcctcctgcccgttgacagctgggataggctccagcaatccctgcaacccttgtgaggataagcggataagaaaagggatggatggactccCAGGGTCAAACTCATCAAATGCACACACGATTTTTccagtgttggagccaatcccagctgtcaacgggcaggaggcgggttacaccctgaactggttgccagccaatcgcagggcacatcgaggccaACTGCTggactcacaatcgcacctaggagcaatttagagtctccaattaatgttgcatgtttttggggatgggcagtacggtggagcagctggaaagctttggcctcacagttctgaggtcctgggtttgatcccggaccagcctctgtatggtttgcatgttctccccgtgcctgcgtgggtttcctccgggcactccggtttcctcccacaccccaaaaacatgcaacattaattgcacactaaaATTTagagtctaaattgtccctaggtgtgattgtgagtgcagctgtttgtctctgtgtgccctgtgattggctggaaactgtcccccgcctcctgcccgttgacgagagctgcgactcttgtgaggataagcagctaagaaaatggatggatggactcccAGCGTCACACTCATTAAATGCACATTTGAACTTGATTAACGGTAACACAAGTCAAACAGCGTTAATAGTCAAATGCAAAATAGTCAATTGgggaaatgtacacacacacacacacacacaaaacacgctTAAATCTTATAAACACGCATACtgtaaacacgcacacacaaacatgtacACAGAGTAGTTTTCCACATGGAAGACTCCTAACCAGGCGAGTGAATGCTGCTTTCACTTATGCGTCTGGAAGAGCCTCCGAGGAGCACAAAGCGTCTTTGAAGGCGCTGCAGAAAAATATGGAACGTGCGCCGTGGAAGTCTCACGTcgcaagaagaaaaagaagaagaagaagaagaagaaacgaaGAAACAATTTGGCATAATACACCCATgactttgttcttcttctcagctTTGATTTGGACTGGGATATTCTCTGTGTTTTTGGATTATTCCGGTACGTAGCCATGGCAACGCTGTGTCAGGAATGCCATCCCCGTCGAGCGAAGGGATCTCCTGGTGAGGAGGAGCGGAGGGCGTGGCGGccatcttctcctcctcctctcggaTGAAAATGTCCCGACTTGCTCTGTAATTACGACGATGAATCGCCACTTTGCAATCGCACACACGCTCACACTCACGtgcttccatccatttcccctggcgcttatcctcacaagtgtcgccgggtgtgctggagcctatcgcagctgtcaacgggcagaaggcggtgTACACCCGGAACCggtcacattgagacaaacagctgcactcacaatcacacctatgggcaatttagagcgtccaattaatgtcgcgtgaaaccagagtgcccacctggagaaaacccacacaggcatggggagaacatgaaaactccacacagccggggccgggatcgaacccggatcctcagaactgtgaggacaacacccaatacatttgtgcaTGCATCCTTTCATCATTCTGCAGCAGAGTGAAAGCATCCCACCAACACGAGCGTTTCGGAGCGAATCCGTCTTCCCACACTCGCCGTCTCTGCGCTGACTCGAAGTGGCGGAGGGAGTGTTTTATTATGATGGTCCGGTCTCCAAGGAAGCGTCTCCAAGGTTTCCGTCCTGCCCGCGCGCTCGCTGCTCCTCCGCCTTATTTGGAGCGAGCGCTTCCTGAACGCGCGCCAGGAAAGTCTGCGTCCGCCGAC
Coding sequences:
- the cav2 gene encoding caveolin-2, which encodes MGAEKEKADTSIVMDEGEFDRSIGAVLARKEDGFSSASEDRDPDDVNAHLRVGFDDVIAEPPSARTFDRVWICSHASFEVVKFGLYRLLGTLLAVPLAFLLGLVFAVLSLVHIWLVTPGIRTFLVALPSLRVVWTSLTDTLAAPFFRSLGAGFSSVRVQHDDQ